Sequence from the Maribacter algicola genome:
CCAAGAGGCAAAACGACTTAAGGAACTTGACGATATCAAATCCAGACTCATCACGAACATCACCCACGAATTTAGAACGCCACTAACCGTAATCCTTGGTTATTTGAATACCTTGAACTATGAATTTGCAGGGCGTCCAAAAATGAAACTTCCGCTCAATGCCATTGAACAAAACAGTAAAAATCTTTTAAAATTGGTGAACGAAATGCTTGATTTGGCCAAATTGGAAACTGGCAACCTAACGCTGAACATGACCCCCTTAAACTTGGCGGCGTTTACCCATTATATAGTTCAAAGTTTTTCCAGTCTCGCCCAAAAAAACAATATCCAACTTAAATTTTTTAAGGCCGATGATTCCATTGTAGCAAAAGTGGACTCCGAAAAAATGCGACAAATATTGTACAACCTGATAAGCAACGCCCTTAAGTTTTCTGAGCAGGGAAGTACGGTAAAAATATTGGTGGCCACAGAAGGCGATTGGGCGACCGTTACGATACAAGATCAGGGCATGGGCATTCCTAAAGACGAACTGCCCCATATTTTTGACCGGTTCTATCGATCGCCCAAAACCTCCACAACTACCTCCGGAACGGGGATAGGACTTTCCCTGACCAAAGAGTTGATACACCTCATGGACGGTACAATTGAAGTGGATTCCATTGAGAATATCGGCACGACCTTCAAAGTAAAACTGCCCCTTTCAAACCTTTCCCCAATAACGAAGGGTTATAATTCTGAAGAAAACCAAAACACGGTTTCCGGACAAATGGGTCAAGATGCCCAAAGGGAAAAAGAAATCGGCAAAGTAAAAAACGCCCATACGGTTTTGGTTGTTGAGGACAATACCGATATATCCGCCTACATAGCATCTACCCTGGATTCCCATTACCAACTTCTTTTCGCCTACAATGGACAAGAGGGACTTGAAATGGCAAAAAGGGAAATCCCCGATATCATTCTTACCGATGTGATGATGCCGCTTATGGACGGGTATGAAATGACAAAAAGGCTTCAGGAAGATGCAGTAACCGATCATATTCCAATCATCATGCTGACCGCGAAGTCCATGGGGGAGGACGTACTCGATGGTTTAAAAAGCGGTGCCGATGCCTATCTGGCAAAACCCTTTAACGAAGCGGAACTAAAGCTTAGAATTTCAAACCTGATAGATAAAAGAAATCGGTTACAGACCAAATACCAAAAGACCGTCCTGAATCCGTCAAAAAAGTCCTCTGCAAAATCCGACAGGAACCAACGGTTTTTGAACAAGGCCATTGAACTGATCCAGAACAATCTGGACAATGCCCAATATGATAGCGAGCAGTTGGCCAAAGATATGGCCATGAGCGACTCCCAACTTTACCGAAAGCTTAAGGCGATTACGGATAGAAGTACCGCTATATTCATACGCCATGTACGTTTGGAAAAGGCCAAGGAACTGCTCCAAAATTCTGACAAAACGGTTGCCGAGGTTGCTTTTGAAACAGGGTTCAACGACCCCAATTGGTTCAGTAAAGCCTTCCGGGAAGAGTTTGGGCAAAGTCCTAGTCAATTTCGCAACTAACTACATATAAGGTGTTTACGATATTTTTTTGCAAAAATACTACCCATGATATTTTGGTGATCGCACAAATAATCGTTCCATTTGCCAAAATAGCCAAGAAGGAATGCACGACTGTTCCTGATATTTGACCTGAACCAAATAAATAAAAGAAAAAATGAAAACTTCAAGTGTATTGATCGTGCTACTTCTTATGAATTCCGGTTTCTTGGCAGGGGTGCTAGGAACGCAACTTCTGGGCTTTCTAAACCCCTATATAGTAGGAGGGGCGGAACTCTTTTTGGGTATAGCCTATTATGCGCATACGGTCATTAGGGATGTACGTAACTGCTTTGACGTGGATTTCAAATTATAAGTTACCTTGGTAAGGTAATGATTTGATTGAATCATCTGGGAGCTACTGGATCAAGGCTCAAAAGAGCTTTGGAATCCTAAAATTCGCTTTCCAAATTTTTGGTGAAAACAAAGTGTGCACTTTAAATCATGAAATGGGTTAAAAAATGTCATTGGAAAAAATTGTATGATAAGCCTTTCGGGGTTACTTTTGCCGCAAATTTCTTGGATTGACCAAATCATCCATAGCAGGCTATTTTCAACAGTCTCCCCAACTCGGGAAACTGCAGGAGGCTATTTCCCAAGTTCAAGATTCCGGTGCAATTGAAAACCCAAGAATTGGCCTAAAAGGATTGGCAGGTTCTGCACTGTCTTTTGTTTTAGCTGAAATTTTCCAAAAGCAGGACAAACCATTTTTGGCCATCTTCAACGACAAGGAGGAGGCCGCCTATTTTTTAAATGACCTGGAACGGATCATTGGTGAGGATCATGTCCTGTTTTATCCGGGAAGTTACAGAAGACCCTATCAAATTGAGGAAACGGACAATGCTAATGTGCTCTTAAGGGCCGAAGTCCTGAACCGCATCAACTCCCGAAAAAAACCGGCCTTTATTGTTAGCTACCCCGATGCACTTTTCGAAAAGGTAGTGACGCGCAAGGAACTGGACAAGAATACCCTTAAAATGAAGTTGGGCGATTCCTTGTCCCTCGATTTTTTGAACGAGATTCTGTTCGAATATCAATTCAAGCGGGTAGATTTTGTGACCGAGCCAGGAGAGTTCTCAGTCCGAGGGGGTATCGTGGATGTCTATTCCTTCTCCAATGATGAACCGTACCGCATTGAATTTTTTGGAGACGAGATCGATAGCATAAGGACCTTTGATGTGGAAACACAACTATCCAATGCCAAGATCAAGAGCATTACCATAATACCCAACATGGCCAACAAGTTCCTCACGGAACAACGACAATCCTTTCTAACCTATATTGCGGCGAGTACACTGGTGTACAGCAAGAACACCGATTTACTTTTTGGTCGCCTCAACGACCTTTTCGAAAAAGCCAAGGAAGCCTTCTCAAAACTTTCGGAAGACATAAAACACGCCACTCCGGCAGAGCTTTTTTTGAGCGGCACAGCTTTCAAGGAGCAATTACAAAATTTTCTGGTTCTGAATGCCGATGGCGCCCAAAAGGACCAAAACCATTTTGAGTTCAGCACAAAACCGCAACCCTCTTTCAATAAAAAATTCGACCTATTGATTGAAAACCTCAACGATTACAGGGAAAAAGGCTATACCAATTATATTTTTTGTGCTAGCGAACAGCAATCCAAAAGGTTTCAGGACATATTTGAGGAAATAAACGAAAAGGTACATTACCAGACCTTGGTTTTTCCTTTATACCAAGGATTTGTGGACGATGACCTAAAACTGGTCTGTTATACGGACCACCAAATCTTTGAGCGGTACCATAAATTCCATATCAAGAACGGCTATTCCAAAAAACAGTCCATCACCCTAAAGGAACTCAACAAATTGGAGATTGGGGATTATGTGACCCATATTGACCACGGTATCGGAAAATTTGGGGGACTGCAAAAAATAGATGTGGAGGGCAAAAAACAGGAGGCCATAAAGCTGATGTACGGTGAACGTGATATCCTTTATGTAAGCATCCACTCCCTACACAAAATTTCCAAATTCAACGGTAAGGACGGGGCCGTTCCCAAAATATACAAATTAGGTTCCGGAGCCTGGAAAAAAATCAAGGACAAAACCAAAAACCGGGTCAAGAAAATTGCCTTTGACTTGATCAAGGTATATGCGAAGAGACGCTTGGAAAAAGGATTCCAATACGCGCCGGACAGTTATTTGCAGAACGAATTGGAGGCTTCCTTTATTTATGAGGACACTCCAGACCAAAGCACGGCTACGGAGGACGTTAAAAAGGACATGGAAAGCGAACGCCCCATGGACCGTTTGATCTGCGGCGATGTAGGTTTTGGAAAAACCGAAGTGGCCATACGGGCCGCTTTCAAGGCAGTTGACAATGGCAAACAGGTAGCCGTCTTGGTCCCTACCACCATTTTGGCCTTCCAACACCACCGTACGTTTTCAGAACGATTGAAGGATATGCCCGTTTCGGTCGATTATCTAAACCGATTCAGAACCGCCAAGGAAAAAAAAGAGACACTAGAGAATTTAGCCTCCGGAAAGGTGGACATTATAATCGGCACACATCAACTCGTGAACAAAAATGTACAATTCAAGGACCTGGGACTGTTGATCGTGGACGAGGAACAGAAATTTGGCGTATCTGTAAAGGACAAGTTAAAATCCATCAAGGAAAATGTGGATGTGCTCACCTTAACGGCCACCCCTATTCCTAGGACCTTGCAATTCAGTTTGATGGCGGCACGCGATCTATCGGTCATCAATACAGCGCCGCCCAACCGCTATCCCATTGAAAGTCAGGTAATCCGTTTTAACGAAGAGACCGTTAGGGATGCCATTAGCTATGAAATAGAGCGTGGCGGTCAGGTATTCTTCATCCATAACAGGATTGAAAACATAAAAGAGGTAGCCGGAATGATCCAACGTTTGGTTCCCGATGCCAAAGTGGGCATAGGCCATGGCCAAATGGATGGCAAAAAGCTGGAAACCCTCATGCTGGGCTTTATGAACGGTGAGTTTGACGTGCTCGTTTCAACGACCATTGTTGAGAGCGGTCTGGACGTTACCAATGCCAATACCATCTTTATCAACAATGCGAACAATTTTGGACTGAGCGACCTTCACCAGATGCGCGGTCGTGTGGGGCGAGGCAATAAAAAAGCCTTTTGCTATTTCATTACCCCACCATACGAGGTAATGACCACGGATGCCCGAAAACGCATCGAAGCCTTGGAACAATTCACGGATTTGGGCAGTGGTTTCAATATTGCCATGAAGGATTTGGAAATACGTGGAGCCGGTGACTTATTAGGTGGTGAGCAAAGTGGCTTTATCAACGAAATCGGTTTTGAAACCTATCAAAAAATATTGGCGGAAGCCATTGAGGAATTGAAGGAGAACGAGTTCAAGGAGCTGTATGACGAAGTGGACGGTCCGCACGAAAAAATCTATGTGAAGGAAACGCAAATAGATTCGGATTTTGAACTTTTGTTCCCAGATGATTATATCAATAACATTACGGAACGGCTAACGCTGTATACCGACCTGAACCAGATAGAGGACGAGGAAGGACTGAAAAACTTTGAAAAGCAATTGATAGACCGCTTTGGGGAACTTCCCCCACAGGCAGAGGATCTATTGAATTCCGTGCGGATTAAATGGATTGCCAACAGCATCGGGCTTGAAAAAATAGTTATGAAACATGGGAAGATGATCGGTTATTTTATCAGTGATCAACAATCAGATTTCTACCAATCCCAGAATTTTACAAGGGTATTACAATACGTACAATCCAACCACCAAAAATGTAGGATAAAGGAAAAGCAGACCCGTAACGGGCTTCGTTTGCTCTTGACTTTTGACGGAATTACCAGCGTGGATAAGGCCTTACAAGCGATTTTACCTTTTGATAGAAGCCCTAAAAATGAAAATACCCCAGAAATTGATAGGCAAAAAAGGGGTTAATCCAAAAATTATTACTTTCAACAGATTTGAAGTGTTAGAAGCAAAAGATTGAAATATCTTCGCAAAGTTTCATAAAATCATAAATTACCACGGACAAGTTCTTGCCTATGAATTTTGAAATATCGGAAAAACTGGCCATAGTAAAGGTGATTGACGCCTTAATCCATGCTGATGGTATTGTGCATAATGGAGAAATCCACGCCTTTGGAAAGTTGATGAAGATTTTGGATTTTGACGCCAACTTTTTGATTCAAGCGCGTTTCCTGGAAACGGAACAGAGTATCTCCATGGTCAGGAATTTTTCACAAGAGAAAAAAGATATGTTGGAAAACCTCATGGCAGAAATGGCAAAGGCCGATGGTTTTGTACATCAAAAGGAAATCGATATGATGGAAAACGTCTTATCAGCTATCAAATTGCAGATGCATTCCAGTGTTTAAATGGACCATTAAATAGTGCATTCCCATTGCCTACACATATAATTGGAAGGGAATTTTTAATCGACCGTTCCATATATGCTTTCACTTAGATTTTACCCCAAAAATCCTTAGCGCTACAAATTTGAATCGTAATTAACCTAGTATTAGATTCAATTTCAATTATCTTTAGCTGCTTCCTTATGTAATTCATTTATAAACAACTCAAAAAGTAGTTATGAAGAAGCTATTCAAGTCTTTTCCAAAACGAATGGTAATTAGTCTATGTCTACTGCTATTTGTATCAATATCCTGTAAAAAAGAGGTAAAACAATTGGAGAAAGAGACCCCTAAAACAAAGGTGGTCACTGAGTCGACAAAAAACAGGATAGATTCTACGCTGCGGTCCTTTGTGGAATCTGAAAATATCGCTGGTATATCGGCCTTAATTTTTGAGAATGGCCAAGAAGTGTATTACAATGATTTTGGTTATGCCGATAAGGAAGCCCAAAAACCTATGGAACGAAACACGATCGTCCAAATATATTCCATGACCAAACCCATTACCGGAACGGCCCTCATGACACTATATGAAGATGGCAAATTTGAATTGGACGACCCCATATCAAAATATGCCCCGGAATTTTCCAATATGGAAGTCTATACCGGAGTGGATTCAAAGGGAAATATCATCACGGAACCCCTGGATCGGCCGGTAACCATAAGGGACGTAACCAGGCACACTGCTGGGTTTCCCAACAGACCAGATATTCCAGGCTTGAGCGAATTATTGGAACAAAAAAACATTTACGATCGTGAGACTACGCTAAGTGATTTAGCGGAAAAATTAGGCGACATCCCACTTTGGTTCCAACCGGGCACCCAATGGGAGTATGGGCCAAGTGTGGATGTACAGGCCCTTTTGGTGGAACGGATTTCTGGGGTTCCATATGGGGAATATGTACGGAACAATGTACTGGACCCGCTTGGAATGCAGGAAACACGCTATTTTATTCCCGAAGGAGATCGGGAAAGGTTTGCAAAACTCTATATTAGAACTGGCGAAGGTGCCTTGGTGCAAGATTCCGTCACCTACAGTAATTACACCCAGCGATGGCCGCTAACAAGAGGGGGTTCCGGTCTTACCTCAACCTTGGACGATTATATGAAGTTTGCCCAGATGTTGGTAAATTATGGTAGTCTTGATTCTGTTGAAATATTAAAACCGGAAACGGTAAAACTAATGGCCACCAACCAGTTGGCCGATAGCATCACCGAAAGATCCTGGTTGCCTTCCAAAGGACAGGTAGGGTTTGGAATCGATTTTGCCGTTAGGGTAGCCCCACCGATAGACGCTGCCGAAAATCATGGTATGGTAGGCGAGTTTTATTGGGATGGTGCGGCCAGCACACTTTTTTGGGTGGATCCTGTAAATAAATTGACGGCCGTCATGTTTGTCCAATTGTTCCCCTATGACCAAATAGGGTTACACAAAAAATTCAGGGATGCCGTATATGGCCCCTATAAAAGTGAAGATGCCAAATAAATAAAGAAATTTAAAGATGAGGTTTTTACAGGTTTTAATAGTAGTGTTTTTTTCAATGGGTGTACAATCCCAGCATACGGTTTCAGGGAATTTCTCCCCCGCCAATTCCTTTAGGTATATTTTGGTCTACCATCTGGCCAACAATGGTGTAGAATACGTAACGGATACAGGTGTAGAGGACGGCCAATTTTCATTTACGTTACCTCACTCCGTTTCTCCCGGATTGTATAGATTGGTCTATGCCGTTCCCCAAGATGAATATTTTATAGACATAATTTACAACTGTGAGGAGAATATTGTTCTCAACTTTGATTTGGAAGCAGGTATAGACATAGTGAGTTCGAAAGAAAACTCTATTTATTATGACTATTTCTCCGAAATCGAAAACGCCAAGGACGCGTTCATGGCATTTTATAGCGATGGAAAATCCGACAAAAAAGAGTACATGCAATTGGTAGATAAGATGGCACGGATTCAAAACAGCTACGAGTCAAAATCAAAAGGTTTGATTGCCGATACCTTTATCCAGGCGAATAGGCATTATCTACCTAAAAAGTATATGTCGCTGAGTGATTTCCTCGTAGAGAAGAAGAAGCATTATTTTGACCATATAGATTTTACGAATGGTATGCTACAGGCTTCCGAATTCTTTTCGGATAAAGTACTGAACTATATGTTCTGGGCCATTCCACCTGGAACACCAGAAAGTGGTTTGGTACTAGAAATAAATAAAAACGTCGATTTTATGGCATCCAAATTAGAGGTCGTACCAAAAATTTTACAAACGAACGTTTTGGCAAAGGCTTGGAAGAAAGCTAATGAAAGTGAGGCCTATGAAGTATCGGACCATATTTTCGAAACTTATTTGAAAAAGCTTGCCCAGGAAACCGAAAACGATAACCTGATTACAATTATCGAGACCCAGACACGACTTCGCAAAGGGGCCGTTTCACCAGAGATAACCTGGGAGGAAAACGGTGAGAAAAAATCATTGTCCAGCCTATCAGGAGCATCAAGATACCTCCTCATATTCTGGAGCAGCACTTGCTCCCATTGTTTAAATGAAGTACCGGTACTCCATGAACAACTAAAGAGCATTCAAGATGTGGAGGTGGTGGCCGTTGGTTTGGAGGACGGTACGGAAAGCTGGAAACAGACCATTCCCAAATTGCCCGATTTTCATCACGCCATTGCGCTTGAGAAATGGGAAAGTCCCTATGTACAAACTTTTTCCGTTCAAAAAACGCCCACCTACTTCATTTTGGACAAGGACAAGCGTTTTTTGGATAGACCTGAGAGCGTAGAGGCCGTTATTGAAAATTTAAAGCGCCCAAATTAAAATTGAACCCAACTACTAACAACTAATAAAGGAAACCCTTTTCCATTCTTTATTAGAGACTTGTTCTAAATAAAAGCCTGTGGTAATTCTAGCCACCATTTTAGAATTTGAAATTTGCAGCTTAAAATTTTTGAATACCCATAAAACACAAAGTATTTCTCTGACTTACAAAAATCCCTAATGAAGCACTATAGCGTCTTTAAATCCTTAATGGTCTTAAAGGCAATGTCTACCTGTTCGTCATTCACCAAAATAGTAAACTCATTGGTAGTGGAAATAACTTCGTAGAGAACGATTCCCTCCCAAGCCAAACGCTGAAAAATGAAATAATAAATACCCGGTACGGAAACGTTTTCTGCGGGTAACTTTACTGTTATGGAGGAAAGATTATCCGCCTTTTGGGTACATTTTTCGTCCTTGAACAATTTCTGGACGGTCTCGTCCATGATACTGCTGATGACGATATTAATTTCGTTTACGCCCCTACTGGAAGTATAAAAGACATCTTGATTTTCATTTATTTCTTCCAATAACTTGGCCTGATGCACCAAGATGTTGTCCGATGCCAAAAAGGTATAATCGGTAAGAGAAGACCTAACCGTAATTTCACCAATATTCTTCAAAACCTTTAAAATCTTATGCGTAGCCCTAAATTCAAGGTCATCAGACAACCTTTTTAAGGCCATAACTATGGCCCCATTGCGAATATCCTTTCCTAGTTCCGCCTCAATTTCCGGTTTCACGATTCTTGAGAGTGACGTTAGGTTGATGATACCTTGTGCCAAGGCGCTTTGTAAAAATGGCTTTTTCTTGATATAGTGCTCTACAACGGAAGAAATGGTCTTCATCTGTTAGAATTTATTGATTTAATAGGCTGTATGCAATGTACCGTCCCGATAACTTTCGGAGCACCTCGTAGGTTAACGAGAATGCTATTGGTTCATTTCAGACATTTGGTTGTTTAAGCAAATATAACAAGTTGTTATAAATAAAACAAAATGTTTTTAAATATTATTCTATAAAATTAATAGGATAATCAAAAGTAATAATAGGCACTTTCTAAATGTTCAATCTCCAAATTTCCACCTTCCTTGAAGATGGTAATTATATCAAAACGGGTATCCACATCCAATTCCCG
This genomic interval carries:
- the mfd gene encoding transcription-repair coupling factor — encoded protein: MTKSSIAGYFQQSPQLGKLQEAISQVQDSGAIENPRIGLKGLAGSALSFVLAEIFQKQDKPFLAIFNDKEEAAYFLNDLERIIGEDHVLFYPGSYRRPYQIEETDNANVLLRAEVLNRINSRKKPAFIVSYPDALFEKVVTRKELDKNTLKMKLGDSLSLDFLNEILFEYQFKRVDFVTEPGEFSVRGGIVDVYSFSNDEPYRIEFFGDEIDSIRTFDVETQLSNAKIKSITIIPNMANKFLTEQRQSFLTYIAASTLVYSKNTDLLFGRLNDLFEKAKEAFSKLSEDIKHATPAELFLSGTAFKEQLQNFLVLNADGAQKDQNHFEFSTKPQPSFNKKFDLLIENLNDYREKGYTNYIFCASEQQSKRFQDIFEEINEKVHYQTLVFPLYQGFVDDDLKLVCYTDHQIFERYHKFHIKNGYSKKQSITLKELNKLEIGDYVTHIDHGIGKFGGLQKIDVEGKKQEAIKLMYGERDILYVSIHSLHKISKFNGKDGAVPKIYKLGSGAWKKIKDKTKNRVKKIAFDLIKVYAKRRLEKGFQYAPDSYLQNELEASFIYEDTPDQSTATEDVKKDMESERPMDRLICGDVGFGKTEVAIRAAFKAVDNGKQVAVLVPTTILAFQHHRTFSERLKDMPVSVDYLNRFRTAKEKKETLENLASGKVDIIIGTHQLVNKNVQFKDLGLLIVDEEQKFGVSVKDKLKSIKENVDVLTLTATPIPRTLQFSLMAARDLSVINTAPPNRYPIESQVIRFNEETVRDAISYEIERGGQVFFIHNRIENIKEVAGMIQRLVPDAKVGIGHGQMDGKKLETLMLGFMNGEFDVLVSTTIVESGLDVTNANTIFINNANNFGLSDLHQMRGRVGRGNKKAFCYFITPPYEVMTTDARKRIEALEQFTDLGSGFNIAMKDLEIRGAGDLLGGEQSGFINEIGFETYQKILAEAIEELKENEFKELYDEVDGPHEKIYVKETQIDSDFELLFPDDYINNITERLTLYTDLNQIEDEEGLKNFEKQLIDRFGELPPQAEDLLNSVRIKWIANSIGLEKIVMKHGKMIGYFISDQQSDFYQSQNFTRVLQYVQSNHQKCRIKEKQTRNGLRLLLTFDGITSVDKALQAILPFDRSPKNENTPEIDRQKRG
- a CDS encoding TerB family tellurite resistance protein translates to MNFEISEKLAIVKVIDALIHADGIVHNGEIHAFGKLMKILDFDANFLIQARFLETEQSISMVRNFSQEKKDMLENLMAEMAKADGFVHQKEIDMMENVLSAIKLQMHSSV
- a CDS encoding serine hydrolase domain-containing protein, which codes for MKKLFKSFPKRMVISLCLLLFVSISCKKEVKQLEKETPKTKVVTESTKNRIDSTLRSFVESENIAGISALIFENGQEVYYNDFGYADKEAQKPMERNTIVQIYSMTKPITGTALMTLYEDGKFELDDPISKYAPEFSNMEVYTGVDSKGNIITEPLDRPVTIRDVTRHTAGFPNRPDIPGLSELLEQKNIYDRETTLSDLAEKLGDIPLWFQPGTQWEYGPSVDVQALLVERISGVPYGEYVRNNVLDPLGMQETRYFIPEGDRERFAKLYIRTGEGALVQDSVTYSNYTQRWPLTRGGSGLTSTLDDYMKFAQMLVNYGSLDSVEILKPETVKLMATNQLADSITERSWLPSKGQVGFGIDFAVRVAPPIDAAENHGMVGEFYWDGAASTLFWVDPVNKLTAVMFVQLFPYDQIGLHKKFRDAVYGPYKSEDAK
- a CDS encoding TlpA family protein disulfide reductase, giving the protein MRFLQVLIVVFFSMGVQSQHTVSGNFSPANSFRYILVYHLANNGVEYVTDTGVEDGQFSFTLPHSVSPGLYRLVYAVPQDEYFIDIIYNCEENIVLNFDLEAGIDIVSSKENSIYYDYFSEIENAKDAFMAFYSDGKSDKKEYMQLVDKMARIQNSYESKSKGLIADTFIQANRHYLPKKYMSLSDFLVEKKKHYFDHIDFTNGMLQASEFFSDKVLNYMFWAIPPGTPESGLVLEINKNVDFMASKLEVVPKILQTNVLAKAWKKANESEAYEVSDHIFETYLKKLAQETENDNLITIIETQTRLRKGAVSPEITWEENGEKKSLSSLSGASRYLLIFWSSTCSHCLNEVPVLHEQLKSIQDVEVVAVGLEDGTESWKQTIPKLPDFHHAIALEKWESPYVQTFSVQKTPTYFILDKDKRFLDRPESVEAVIENLKRPN
- a CDS encoding aspartate kinase, with protein sequence MKTISSVVEHYIKKKPFLQSALAQGIINLTSLSRIVKPEIEAELGKDIRNGAIVMALKRLSDDLEFRATHKILKVLKNIGEITVRSSLTDYTFLASDNILVHQAKLLEEINENQDVFYTSSRGVNEINIVISSIMDETVQKLFKDEKCTQKADNLSSITVKLPAENVSVPGIYYFIFQRLAWEGIVLYEVISTTNEFTILVNDEQVDIAFKTIKDLKTL